One window of Abyssibacter profundi genomic DNA carries:
- a CDS encoding sigma-54-dependent transcriptional regulator — MSTPRVLVVDDEVDIRKLIEITLARMGVETDAAENVECARERLADEQFDLCLTDMRMPDGTGTDLVRHIQTHHPTLPVAVITAYGNTDDAVECMKLGAFDFVSKPVDIHMLRKLVESALSLESPASPRTPQPAQTALVGETAGIRQLRKTIEKLGRSQAPVYITGESGTGKELVAREIHSQGTRRHGPFVPVNCGAIPSELMESELFGHLRGSFTGATQDKEGLFQAADGGTLFLDEVADLPLHMQVKLLRAIQERSIRPVGAKAETPVDVRIVSATHHDLAERVREGVFRQDLFYRLNVIQVTVPPLRERMADIPRLANSLLAGIAERYGLSQPPTLTPDAVERLQGHSFPGNVRELDNVLERAVALTDNDRITADDLQVDPAPPASMNAGDDADGLRNELEDLERQRILEALQATRFNKTKAAERLGMSFRQLRYRTKKLGID; from the coding sequence ATGAGTACACCCCGCGTACTGGTGGTCGACGACGAGGTCGACATTCGCAAGTTGATCGAAATCACCTTGGCCAGAATGGGGGTGGAGACGGATGCGGCGGAGAACGTTGAGTGCGCCCGTGAGCGCCTCGCCGATGAACAGTTCGATTTGTGTCTCACCGATATGCGGATGCCCGACGGCACCGGCACCGACTTGGTTCGGCACATCCAAACCCACCATCCGACGTTGCCCGTGGCCGTGATCACCGCCTATGGCAACACCGACGATGCCGTCGAGTGCATGAAGCTCGGGGCATTCGACTTCGTGAGCAAGCCCGTGGACATCCACATGCTGCGCAAGCTGGTGGAATCGGCGCTATCGCTGGAGTCGCCCGCCTCCCCGCGCACACCCCAGCCCGCGCAAACGGCGCTGGTCGGCGAAACAGCCGGCATTCGCCAGCTACGCAAGACCATCGAAAAGCTTGGCCGCAGTCAGGCACCGGTGTACATCACCGGCGAGTCCGGAACAGGCAAGGAGTTGGTGGCACGCGAGATCCACAGCCAGGGCACGCGCCGCCATGGTCCGTTCGTACCGGTTAACTGCGGCGCGATCCCTAGCGAACTCATGGAGTCGGAACTCTTCGGCCACCTGCGCGGCAGTTTTACCGGCGCCACCCAGGACAAGGAAGGGCTGTTTCAGGCGGCCGACGGCGGCACGCTGTTTCTGGACGAAGTCGCCGACCTGCCGCTGCACATGCAGGTCAAGCTGTTGCGCGCCATCCAGGAGCGTTCGATCCGCCCCGTAGGCGCCAAAGCCGAAACCCCTGTCGATGTACGGATTGTTTCAGCCACGCATCACGATCTGGCCGAACGGGTTCGCGAGGGAGTCTTCCGGCAGGACCTGTTTTATCGACTCAACGTCATCCAGGTGACCGTGCCGCCGCTACGCGAACGCATGGCCGACATCCCTCGACTGGCCAACAGCCTGCTCGCTGGGATTGCCGAGCGCTACGGCTTGTCTCAACCCCCGACACTCACGCCCGATGCCGTCGAACGCCTGCAGGGGCATAGCTTCCCGGGCAATGTCCGCGAACTCGACAACGTTCTGGAGCGTGCTGTGGCCTTGACCGATAACGATCGGATCACGGCCGATGATCTACAGGTCGACCCGGCACCGCCGGCTTCGATGAATGCCGGTGATGACGCCGATGGCCTGCGGAACGAGCTGGAGGACCTTGAGCGCCAACGCATTCTGGAGGCCCTGCAAGCCACGCGTTTCAACAAGACCAAGGCCGCAGAGCGGCTGGGCATGAGCTTTCGTCAGTTGCGCTACCGGACCAAGAAACTGGGCATCGATTAA
- a CDS encoding SMP-30/gluconolactonase/LRE family protein, whose protein sequence is MKRAGSWLFLIVAVVGGYLLFYPIEIEPVRWQAPPAPELVGVYERNARLAGVQRLAVGEGVGPEDMAVASNGDIYTGYVDGRVVRIPANGGSVETIADTGGRPLGVALLSDGSLAVADAYRGLLRVTLSGEVETLAAQANGLAFRFADDLDVAADGTIYFSDASWKYGMEHLLADFIEHAGTGRLLRYNPDGSVDELLQGLYFANGVALGPDDAYVLVNETGAYRVTRLWLKGPRAGERDIFIDNLPGFPDNISFDAANGVFWLALYGPRNAIMDATSDRPFWRKVIYRMPESLHPMPAHQAFVLGLDTGGRVVANLQHHGDEAFGPITSAERAGDHLYFGSLSAPSLARMPIADALSN, encoded by the coding sequence ATGAAACGTGCCGGAAGCTGGCTGTTCTTGATTGTGGCTGTCGTCGGCGGCTATTTACTGTTCTACCCCATAGAGATCGAACCCGTGCGCTGGCAGGCACCACCGGCCCCCGAGCTTGTCGGTGTCTACGAACGCAATGCCCGTTTGGCCGGCGTCCAGCGCTTGGCCGTGGGCGAGGGCGTTGGACCGGAAGATATGGCCGTGGCGTCCAACGGGGACATCTACACCGGCTATGTCGATGGACGGGTTGTTCGCATACCGGCCAACGGGGGTAGCGTGGAGACCATTGCGGACACCGGCGGCCGCCCGCTGGGGGTTGCATTGCTGTCCGACGGCAGTCTGGCGGTGGCCGATGCGTATCGCGGGCTCCTGCGGGTGACCCTGTCCGGTGAGGTTGAAACACTGGCGGCCCAGGCCAACGGCCTGGCCTTTCGTTTTGCCGACGATCTGGATGTGGCGGCAGACGGGACCATTTACTTCTCCGATGCCTCGTGGAAGTACGGCATGGAGCATCTGCTGGCTGACTTTATCGAACACGCAGGCACCGGGCGCTTACTTCGCTACAACCCGGACGGCTCCGTCGATGAGCTGCTGCAAGGGCTCTACTTCGCCAATGGCGTGGCGCTGGGACCAGACGACGCCTACGTGCTGGTCAACGAAACCGGTGCCTACCGTGTCACCCGCCTCTGGCTCAAGGGTCCGCGTGCCGGTGAGCGTGACATTTTTATCGACAACCTACCCGGCTTCCCGGACAACATCAGTTTCGATGCGGCCAATGGCGTGTTCTGGCTGGCCTTGTACGGGCCGCGCAATGCCATCATGGACGCCACTTCAGACCGGCCGTTTTGGCGCAAGGTGATTTATCGGATGCCGGAGTCGTTGCACCCGATGCCCGCGCATCAGGCCTTTGTATTAGGGCTGGATACTGGGGGGCGGGTCGTGGCCAATTTGCAGCATCATGGCGATGAGGCATTCGGGCCGATCACCTCGGCCGAACGTGCCGGCGATCACCTTTACTTCGGCAGCCTGAGTGCTCCATCGCTGGCGCGTATGCCGATTGCTGACGCCTTATCCAACTAA
- a CDS encoding HD domain-containing phosphohydrolase → MSSDEFEFAQELDTLEPPVNRQDDAWKVLLVDDDPDIHSVTRLALAGLEHSGRLLELHSAESAEQATELLRHTVYAVALVDVVMESDEAGLDLVRFIRDTLGEHRTRLIVRTGQPGLAPAWDTVRDYDINGYEEKSFQTATRLKTAVLTALRSFEQICALERANQRIAAHTAGLRDILDALSDMARNHDLPAAEQRMLSELSRLVVGGQSSVMVEGGSAVVVDGGDQPEQLDVIAASGEFDLANRLGVTALPRSALELISKCLRERRDWRDSQYYCTYSESATGLPRAFLVNVMAAEHDVDRQLIQLFCRNASLARDAIALNVDLERSQEDIVLLISEAIEARSMETGNHVRRVGAYAQTLARQLGIPEEEAKVLKMAAPLHDLGKIAIADSILKKPGKLSDEERREMERHPEIGAAILSGYERPVLQAAKLISLQHQEKWDGTGYPYGLSGDDIHIFAQITAVADVFDAISCARCYKPAWSLDRCFVFLKEQSGRHFSPRVVDAFFEAQDDILAIKNALRDP, encoded by the coding sequence ATGTCTTCAGACGAATTCGAATTTGCGCAAGAGCTAGACACGCTCGAACCTCCCGTCAATCGCCAAGACGACGCATGGAAGGTTCTGCTGGTCGACGACGACCCCGACATCCACAGCGTCACGCGACTGGCTCTGGCCGGCCTAGAGCACAGCGGCCGGCTGCTGGAACTGCATTCGGCAGAGAGCGCGGAGCAGGCAACCGAGTTGCTGCGACATACCGTGTATGCCGTTGCCCTGGTCGATGTCGTCATGGAAAGCGACGAAGCCGGCCTGGACCTGGTCCGCTTCATTCGCGACACCTTAGGTGAGCATCGCACGCGCCTGATCGTCCGCACCGGTCAACCCGGGCTCGCGCCCGCCTGGGACACGGTCCGTGATTACGACATCAACGGCTACGAGGAGAAATCCTTCCAGACCGCCACGCGCCTCAAGACAGCGGTACTGACGGCGCTGCGATCCTTCGAACAAATCTGTGCGCTGGAGCGCGCCAATCAGCGCATCGCAGCCCACACCGCCGGACTGCGGGACATCCTCGATGCACTCAGCGATATGGCGCGCAACCATGACCTGCCCGCCGCCGAACAGCGCATGCTCTCGGAGCTATCACGCTTGGTGGTCGGCGGCCAATCCTCGGTGATGGTCGAGGGTGGATCGGCCGTTGTCGTGGATGGAGGGGATCAACCCGAGCAGCTGGATGTCATCGCCGCCAGCGGCGAATTCGATCTGGCCAACCGGCTGGGCGTCACCGCCCTGCCTCGCTCCGCGCTGGAGTTAATCAGCAAGTGTCTGCGCGAACGGCGCGACTGGCGCGATAGCCAGTACTACTGCACATACTCGGAGTCGGCAACCGGCCTGCCTCGTGCGTTTCTGGTCAATGTGATGGCCGCCGAGCACGATGTTGATCGGCAACTCATCCAGCTGTTCTGCCGAAACGCCTCACTCGCCCGCGATGCGATCGCGCTGAACGTCGATCTGGAGCGCAGCCAGGAAGACATCGTGTTGCTGATCAGCGAAGCCATCGAGGCCCGATCTATGGAGACCGGCAACCATGTTCGACGCGTGGGCGCCTATGCACAGACACTGGCACGCCAGCTGGGCATTCCCGAGGAAGAGGCCAAGGTGCTCAAAATGGCAGCCCCGCTCCATGACCTCGGCAAGATCGCCATCGCCGATTCCATCCTCAAAAAGCCCGGCAAGCTGAGCGATGAGGAACGCCGCGAGATGGAACGCCACCCGGAGATCGGAGCCGCCATCCTCTCGGGCTACGAGCGGCCGGTACTACAGGCCGCCAAATTGATTTCATTGCAGCATCAGGAGAAGTGGGACGGCACTGGTTATCCCTATGGGCTGTCGGGTGACGATATCCACATCTTTGCGCAGATTACCGCCGTTGCCGATGTGTTCGACGCCATCAGCTGCGCCCGTTGCTACAAACCGGCCTGGTCGCTAGATCGGTGCTTCGTCTTTCTCAAGGAACAAAGCGGTCGGCATTTCAGTCCCAGAGTCGTCGACGCCTTTTTCGAGGCGCAAGACGACATTCTGGCCATCAAGAACGCGTTGAGAGACCCATGA
- a CDS encoding histidine triad nucleotide-binding protein, with protein MAEPTLFEKILAGDIPGDLVYEDAHCAAFRDINPAAPLHVLLVPRKVIPKLSDAGDDDVDLLGHLMRVAPRIAEAEGYGDAFRLVVNNGAEAGQSVFHLHLHIIAGRPLKWPPG; from the coding sequence ATGGCGGAACCGACCTTATTCGAGAAGATCCTGGCCGGGGACATCCCGGGTGACCTCGTGTACGAAGACGCGCATTGTGCGGCGTTTCGGGACATCAACCCTGCCGCGCCACTGCATGTTCTGCTGGTCCCGCGCAAGGTCATCCCAAAGCTGTCCGACGCCGGGGACGACGACGTCGATTTGCTGGGGCATTTGATGCGCGTAGCGCCCCGTATCGCCGAGGCTGAAGGCTACGGCGACGCGTTTCGACTGGTGGTCAATAATGGCGCCGAGGCAGGGCAGAGTGTTTTCCATCTGCACCTGCATATCATTGCCGGGCGTCCCTTGAAGTGGCCGCCCGGGTAA
- a CDS encoding SlyX family protein gives MTEDRLEKLETLLAHQDETLRQLNDALYKQQLQIQGLRDEIDALRHRVESAEQPAPDALPGHELPPHY, from the coding sequence ATGACTGAAGACCGTCTGGAAAAACTGGAAACCCTGCTGGCCCACCAGGATGAGACGCTGCGCCAGTTGAATGACGCCCTCTACAAGCAGCAGCTGCAGATACAGGGATTACGCGACGAAATTGACGCGCTGCGCCACCGGGTGGAATCGGCGGAGCAGCCCGCCCCGGATGCCTTGCCCGGTCACGAACTGCCGCCGCATTACTAG
- the cysQ gene encoding 3'(2'),5'-bisphosphate nucleotidase CysQ, with product MTMTRWPLELASLVEVARQAGDRIMAHYATGTEVRYKADESPVTAADLAAHGVIASALGERTPSIPLLSEEGEPWSWAQRRQWARYWLVDPLDGTREFIAGNGEFTVNIALIQHGEPVMGVVHAPALSETYAAARGEGAWRFEAGKPPTRLAVTAVLPRRPRVLVTRSHAKPALATLLNRLPPHESIGVGSALKFGRLAAGAGEFYPRIGPTCEWDTAAGHCVVEAAGATLQVAGGGALRYNQCESLLNPDFSVAAAVCSAWHDYLS from the coding sequence ATGACAATGACACGCTGGCCGCTTGAGCTGGCCAGTCTGGTCGAGGTGGCCCGGCAGGCCGGTGACCGCATTATGGCTCACTACGCCACCGGGACAGAGGTGCGCTACAAGGCGGATGAGTCGCCGGTGACGGCGGCCGACCTGGCGGCCCACGGGGTGATCGCGTCGGCGCTGGGCGAACGTACGCCCAGCATTCCCCTGTTATCCGAAGAGGGCGAGCCGTGGTCTTGGGCACAGCGACGGCAGTGGGCGCGGTATTGGCTGGTCGACCCACTGGACGGCACGCGCGAGTTCATCGCCGGTAATGGCGAGTTCACGGTGAATATCGCGCTGATTCAGCATGGGGAACCCGTCATGGGTGTGGTCCATGCGCCGGCACTGTCCGAAACCTACGCCGCGGCTCGAGGCGAAGGGGCCTGGCGTTTCGAGGCAGGGAAGCCGCCGACGCGGCTGGCGGTGACGGCGGTCTTGCCACGACGGCCGCGTGTGCTGGTGACCCGCTCCCATGCCAAACCGGCGCTGGCGACGCTCTTAAACCGCCTGCCGCCCCACGAGTCCATTGGCGTGGGCAGCGCGCTCAAGTTCGGGCGTCTGGCCGCCGGGGCCGGCGAGTTCTATCCCCGGATCGGGCCGACCTGCGAGTGGGACACGGCCGCGGGCCACTGTGTGGTCGAGGCGGCCGGCGCGACGCTGCAGGTGGCCGGCGGTGGGGCATTGCGCTACAACCAATGTGAATCTCTGCTCAATCCTGACTTTTCCGTGGCGGCTGCGGTTTGTTCCGCATGGCACGATTACCTGTCATGA
- a CDS encoding sensor histidine kinase encodes MPFFGWQISHHDTAFVRIMTGRFLAREIVNRPGAADWRVLRALTAYRWIVSVIALALIYLDLGARALGIIRPELFLIVALGSALHAMGATVTLELKRPALDAQTLFQTIADMTTVGLWMWTTGGVSSGLGVLMVFPMIAASLLLNRRMVLLVAALTSIGLLTLEVMRSLSGPDAQALTEAGLLGLLMFAMGLTSHALAGRARRSEALARQVGGDLVSLSRLNESIVARIRAGVIAVTGRGTIQLVNPAARRLIKLDASAHGRALDAVAPWLASALNDWRTDPTRHDDRVLASNGKSVSAQFVRLGWGDRAPVLIMLEDADALAQQAQQMKLAALGRLSASIAHEIRNPLNAISNAAQLLEESPDLGEDDHALNAIVRRNAGRIESIVRDVLSLSRPAPSAPIALDLHAELLSVFEQFRESGLSEHCELDLSGVDPALQVMVDPNHLRRILTNLWENSCEHATTQPVRLTVTARQTEDSVAMKLTDNGPGVSAADAEHIFEPFFTTRAAGTGLGLFLAKELARHNGGQLTLEPSREGACFRLQLPARMTDAGEPAYP; translated from the coding sequence TTGCCATTCTTCGGCTGGCAGATTTCACACCATGACACCGCCTTTGTTCGCATCATGACGGGCCGTTTTCTCGCGCGCGAAATCGTGAATCGACCGGGCGCAGCCGACTGGCGCGTGCTGCGAGCGCTGACGGCCTACCGCTGGATTGTGTCGGTCATCGCGCTGGCCCTGATCTACCTCGACCTCGGAGCCCGCGCGCTGGGCATCATCCGCCCCGAACTGTTTCTGATCGTCGCGCTCGGATCCGCACTGCATGCCATGGGCGCCACGGTGACGCTGGAATTGAAGCGCCCCGCGCTGGACGCGCAGACGCTGTTCCAAACCATTGCCGACATGACTACCGTCGGCCTGTGGATGTGGACCACCGGCGGCGTTAGCAGCGGCCTGGGCGTGCTGATGGTCTTCCCCATGATCGCGGCCAGCCTGTTGCTGAATCGCCGCATGGTGTTGCTGGTGGCTGCGCTGACGAGCATCGGCCTGCTCACACTGGAAGTCATGCGCTCACTGAGCGGCCCGGACGCCCAGGCGCTGACCGAAGCCGGGCTGCTTGGTCTGCTGATGTTCGCCATGGGGCTGACCAGCCATGCGCTGGCCGGCCGCGCGCGGCGCAGTGAAGCGCTGGCACGTCAGGTGGGCGGCGACCTGGTCAGCCTGTCGCGCCTCAACGAAAGCATTGTTGCGCGGATACGTGCAGGTGTCATCGCCGTCACCGGCCGCGGCACCATCCAGCTGGTCAATCCAGCGGCCCGGCGACTGATCAAACTGGATGCCTCCGCCCACGGTCGCGCGCTGGACGCCGTGGCGCCGTGGCTGGCCAGCGCACTGAATGACTGGCGCACTGACCCCACCCGTCATGACGACCGCGTGCTGGCTTCGAACGGCAAATCGGTGTCGGCCCAGTTCGTGCGCCTGGGCTGGGGCGATCGCGCCCCGGTGCTGATCATGTTGGAAGACGCCGATGCCCTGGCCCAGCAGGCCCAACAGATGAAATTGGCTGCCTTGGGACGGCTATCGGCGTCGATTGCGCACGAAATTCGTAATCCGCTGAATGCCATTAGCAACGCTGCGCAGCTGCTGGAGGAGTCGCCCGACCTGGGCGAAGACGACCACGCCCTGAATGCCATCGTCCGTCGGAATGCCGGACGCATCGAGAGCATCGTGCGCGACGTGCTGTCGCTATCACGGCCGGCCCCCAGCGCGCCCATCGCACTGGACCTGCACGCAGAGCTGCTCAGCGTGTTCGAGCAATTTCGCGAATCCGGGCTCAGCGAGCATTGCGAGCTCGACCTGTCAGGTGTGGACCCTGCACTGCAGGTCATGGTGGACCCCAACCACCTGCGGCGCATTCTCACCAACCTGTGGGAGAACAGCTGCGAGCACGCGACAACCCAGCCGGTCAGGCTCACCGTCACCGCGCGGCAGACCGAGGACTCGGTCGCGATGAAGCTAACTGACAATGGCCCGGGTGTTTCGGCCGCCGATGCCGAGCACATATTCGAGCCCTTCTTCACCACCCGCGCCGCTGGCACGGGACTCGGCCTGTTTCTGGCCAAGGAGTTGGCGCGCCATAATGGTGGCCAGTTGACGCTGGAGCCAAGCCGCGAGGGCGCCTGTTTTCGGCTGCAACTACCCGCCCGTATGACCGACGCTGGAGAACCCGCCTACCCATGA